Genomic window (Leptolyngbya sp. 'hensonii'):
TTCCTGGGCCTTGCGGAGAGCCTCTTCTCCATGCACCTGGGGGGCAAACTGCTTGAGAACACACTTTTCATTGAAGCGGTTAATATCCTCTGCCAGATAGGTGCGGCCAAACCCCCCCCGACCCAATTCCTGCAAAATTCGGTAGCGATCGCCCAGCACCATCCCCAGGGTAACTACCCCGATCGGAGCCTGAGGCAGTCGCTCACCACAGATGGAGCAGAAACGGCTTCCCGGTTGATTAGTATGATTTTGGCTACAGTAAAGGGTCATCACTCCACACCAAACGAGTCAGATTTTAGCTGGGCTATCCTGAAACCACCGCACAATCCCATCAGCCAGGGCCACCGCCAGTTTCTGCTGCTCCTGAGGATCGATGATCCACTCAAACTCATCCGGGTTAATCATAAACCCCAGTTCCAGCAACACTGAAGGAGCTACCGCTGGACGGGTCAGGGCCAGATTATTCCAGAACACGCCATAGGAAGGACGGTTTAACTGTTGTGTCAGGTGATTGTGCAGCGCCACCGCCAGACTGTGAGACTGAGGATGATACCAGAAGGTGCCCACACCTTTGGTTTTGAGGGCATCTCCCTCGTCGGGCAGGGCGTTGTAGTGAAGGCTGAGGGCGATCGTGGGTTCCAGATTCTGGATCATCACCACCCGATCCTGCGGGAACAAATCCTCATCCCCCTCGCGGGTCAGGATCACCGTCGCCCCTCGGTTAACCAACTGCTGTCGCAGCCGCTTTGCCATCATCAGGGTCACATCCTTTTCCGGATAGCCTGTAGGTCCCCTGGCCCCCAGGTCATTGGCACTGCCATGCCCTGGATCCAGCAGAATTTTGGTTCCTGTGAGTGGCCCCTTGCCGCCTCCCCGTAATTCTGGGCCATGCCGCAGAGACAGGACCAGGCTGGTGCCCTCGTAGCGCAGTTTGTAGCCCCACTGTTGTCGGGGTTTCAACTGGAAAGTGTACTGCAATTGATCCGGAGTCCGTTGCTGCCAGTCCAGGCGGGCAATCAGGGGACCGTCATCCAGGCGAATGGTATCGGTCTGAGCTGTGGTGTTATGGAGGGTGAGGGTAAAACTGCGATCGTCCTGGTTGACGCTGACAGGGACAGGCACCTGGAGAGGAAACCGGATTTCAGTCCAGCCAGGGATGGCCTGGGCTCGCACACCACGAATCAGGGAGATCGGTGGCGCAGTTCCTGGCAGAGTGCGGATCTCCTTGCGGTTAATCCAGCCGCCGTAATCCAATCGCACCCAGGTTCCCTCCCTGGCAGTGACCGTAGACTGAGTCCCTTGGGGTAGGGGTGTCAGACGGGAATAATCCGTACTGGGGCCGGTGCGGGCCACCCCATTCTCTGCCGTGACCTCAATGACTTCAAATTGTTCTGGAGCCAGAACTTCCACATTTCCAGCAGCGACTTGAGTCACGGTCTTGCCCTCGATCGTCAGTTGATACTCCGGCTGTCCCAACTGACCGGGACTTGCCATGCGGGTACAGCCCTGGTACTTCCCTGGGGTGACTGTAACGGCAGGGTGCTCCTGCTGGGTGAGCACGGCAGAGTTTGGCGGCAGGTTAACCGTCTGAGCTTGGGGCTTCAACGGCAGGGTCAGGCTACCCAGACGCACGGCCACCGTTCCATTAACCGGCGCGATCGCACTGAAACACAGCACTTCCCCAGGCAGACGGGCCAGATCCACCGATGGCATCAGGGAATCCGGAGCAAATCCCAATCCCTGGGGTAACACAGGAGCAGTGGACTGACGAATCACCTTCAACGCCAGATCCTGGCTGCCAGAACTGAGGATGAACAGATTATCTCCCAGTTTCAGAGGAAAACTGGGGGCAAAGTGACCAGCCGCACTACGGGGAATGGGCTGACCATTCACCAGAACCGGTTGCTGGGGCGGAGCCGTACCAATGAGAAAAATCCGGCTGGCTGTCGTTTCATGGTTATTGGGAGGATAGGCTACAAATAGAGATGGAGCAGCCTGAACAGTCTTCATAGCAAACAGGAGGAGGGCGATCGCAAGCCCCAGTACAGCGAATCTCAGGAATCTTCTCATTGGTTCAGCGGATTAGAAACCTGGCATATTAGAAGTAGATTAGCCAGGAGACATCGCTATGGTACATGCTGCCGAGAATTCCATGGGCAAAATCATCACAACTTTAACCGTGACCAATCGTTTTGATGAAGCTTTAGCTACGAACCACTACATTACGGCCAGCCAAGTCCGCTCTATCACGCTGAACAACGTGCTGGTGGACAGCGGAGCCACCACCCTCTGCCTGCCCGCTGATATCATCGCCACCCTGGGCCTGGAGCTGTTGAAAGAAGTAGAAGTGGAAACAGCCAGAGGCATCAGTCGAGCGCGAGTGTTTCAGGATGCCAAAATTTCCTGTCTGGGACGGGAAGGCACCTTCGAATGTCTGGAGTTACCTGCAGGCAGAAATCCCCTCCTGGGTGTGATTCCTCTGGAAGCCCTGGGCCTGGAACTGGATTTGCAACGACAAAAATTGCGGCTATTGCCGATCGGTCCTTCCGAAACCTATCTGACCATTTTGTGTACCTGACGCATTGATCTTCTGGGAGGCGATTCTAGCAGCGGCTCTGGTGGTTCTGGTGGAGTTTCCGCATAGGCCATCAATCTCTGGCAAACAGCGTCAGGTAATTCCAGTACCAGCACGATTTCATAAAGTTTGTTGGTCCACATCTCTTCAAAGTCTTTGACTTCAGTTTGAACCCGCTCCTGATCGCCCCGCTTCCAGTTACAAAACACATGGAAGGATTCTAGATTTCGCTCCCAACCGGCCAGGGCTTCATTATTGGAACCATTAAAGGCGATTTTATTGCCTACACCATCTGTGAAAATTCCCACCTTTTCATGAAACTGGTCATAACTGGGATTCAGAAAGCCATCTGGACTGACTGGAATCGCAATCCGAATGTCCAGACGGTTCTGTTTAACCAGTAAGCCCAAAATCTTTAATTGATCCTCCTGAAAAGAATTTTCAGGTTCTTGTAGCGTCTTCAGAAGATTCTCTACCAGTAAGGCTTGTGCAGTATCTAAGCATGTCTCGTCTAAAGTCTCTTCCTGGGAAGACTTCGTTGACTTTTTAGCCGCTCGACTGCCATGGTACTGCTTATAAGCACCGACAATCTCCCGGTAATCCCGATCGTTGAATGGATAACTCATCAGCAAGCGCATTTTGCCCGGATGGTCTAGCAACAACTCCAGACCCTGGGCAACTCGGCTCAAATTGGCGCTGGAAAAGTGACCGGACTTGCGATCGTACTGCACAGCATGGCCCAAAACTGGGAGATAAAACTCTGTATAGGGATTATCTCGATAGGTGGAGTACTTCTTTTGCAAGCCCAAGTCTCGAAACGATAAGATCTGTTCCTCTTGTTGCTCAGGCTCATGCAGACCCAGATCCAGTTGCTGTTCTAATGGCGTTGCAACAGATGCTGTCTTTTTGATTCTGCCTAAGTTCTTAGACATCCGCTATCACAAATTGAGAGCTGATCGAATACCGTTATAGCCTTTCCCAGAAGCACGAGGAGCGAAACAGCGCTACCCAGGCATAATCAATGGAGATCGTCTACTCGACCCAACGATTGGCAGTCCTGGATTTTGCCCGTTTAGCCTCCGCAAGCAAAGAAGGTGGGGGCTTTACCCTCCCCACCCTCAATTTACACCCTCATGCATCAAGGCACTAAACGGTCACTTTCACGGGAGCAAGCTGTTGGGCCTCTTGGGCTTGCGCCTGATGATAAGCAGCCAGTTGGGCCTCAACCTGCTGCCTCACAATTTCTCGATATTCGAGGAAATGCTCATTATGGGCACAAACAGATAGATATTGTTCGGCAACCTTCGGGTTGGCAATTAGAATATGGGCCAGATGATGCCAGAACTTCCAGCGGGTGTTCCGCACCACCCCCTGCCGCCAGCACACCAGCAGCAAGGCCCGCACCATCACCCATTCTGGCCACTTAGGTGCAGGCTGGACTCTGGGTGCCCCCAGCTTCAAGAAATAGCGATAGACCCGATCGAGATACTGCACCGGCTCATAGAGCTGGCAAAACGCCTCCACATACTCCCGAGCAATTTCTTCCACCGGTCGAGTTGGGACAAAGTTCATCAAACTCGTCTGATTCAGCAGACTATCCTCAGCCCACAGCCGCCCCTCTTTCTTGAGCCGATGCCAGAGGGCCGTATGGGGCAGGGCCTGCAACATGGAGAACGTGGTGGTAGGGATGGCCGTCAGTTCAGCAAACTCCGCAATCCGTTGACCAGCCCCCGACTTCTCCCCATCAAAGCCGATGATGAATCCGGCCATCACGCGCAATCCCGCTCGGGTCACCTTGTCGATCGACTCCAGCAAGGGAGAGCGGGTATTTTGAAACTTCTTGGTCAGAGAGAGACTATCCTGATCCGGCGTTTCGATCCCCATAAACACGGCTGCAAAGTTGCAGGCCAGCATCAGATCAATCATCTCATCGTCTTCAGCCAGATCCAGGGAGGCTTCTGTGTCAAATCGGAAGGGATACTGGTGCTCCCGCTGCCAGACTTGCAATTCCTTCAGCAGCAGCTTGACATTTCGCTTATTGCCAATGAAGTTGTCATCCACCATAAAGACGCCACCACGCCAGCCCAAATCATACAGGCACTGCAGTTCGGCAATCAGTTGGGATGGATTTTTAGTTCGGGGTTTGCGCCCATAAAGCACAATAATGTCGCAGAATTCGCACTGGAAGGGGCAGCCTCGGGAAAATTGCACCGACATTGAGTCGTAGACAGCCATTTCCAGCAAATCGTAGCGAGGAATGGGCGTCGTGGTGACATCGGGTTTCTCCCCATTGGCCGTAAAGACGCCCCGGCTTTCACCGCGCTCCAGGGCTGCCACAAACATTGGCAAGGTGATTTCCCCCTCATCCAGAATCAGAAAATCTGCCCCAGCCATCTCCATATCCGCAGGAATAGAGGTGGGATATGGGCCGCCTACAGCTACCCGCTTACCCCGTCGCTTTGCTTCCTGTACCTGGGCAATCATGTCTTCCTTCTGAACAATCATGCCGGAGAAGATGACGATATCAGCCCAGGCCCATTCTTCCTCCGTCACCGATCGCACATTGCGATCGACCAGCCTGAACTCCCAGTCCTGAGGTAAAATTGCCGC
Coding sequences:
- a CDS encoding N-acetylmuramoyl-L-alanine amidase, yielding MKTVQAAPSLFVAYPPNNHETTASRIFLIGTAPPQQPVLVNGQPIPRSAAGHFAPSFPLKLGDNLFILSSGSQDLALKVIRQSTAPVLPQGLGFAPDSLMPSVDLARLPGEVLCFSAIAPVNGTVAVRLGSLTLPLKPQAQTVNLPPNSAVLTQQEHPAVTVTPGKYQGCTRMASPGQLGQPEYQLTIEGKTVTQVAAGNVEVLAPEQFEVIEVTAENGVARTGPSTDYSRLTPLPQGTQSTVTAREGTWVRLDYGGWINRKEIRTLPGTAPPISLIRGVRAQAIPGWTEIRFPLQVPVPVSVNQDDRSFTLTLHNTTAQTDTIRLDDGPLIARLDWQQRTPDQLQYTFQLKPRQQWGYKLRYEGTSLVLSLRHGPELRGGGKGPLTGTKILLDPGHGSANDLGARGPTGYPEKDVTLMMAKRLRQQLVNRGATVILTREGDEDLFPQDRVVMIQNLEPTIALSLHYNALPDEGDALKTKGVGTFWYHPQSHSLAVALHNHLTQQLNRPSYGVFWNNLALTRPAVAPSVLLELGFMINPDEFEWIIDPQEQQKLAVALADGIVRWFQDSPAKI
- a CDS encoding B12-binding domain-containing radical SAM protein, with protein sequence MRALLIYPLFPKTLWSYEKILELVDRKVLLPPLGLITVAAILPQDWEFRLVDRNVRSVTEEEWAWADIVIFSGMIVQKEDMIAQVQEAKRRGKRVAVGGPYPTSIPADMEMAGADFLILDEGEITLPMFVAALERGESRGVFTANGEKPDVTTTPIPRYDLLEMAVYDSMSVQFSRGCPFQCEFCDIIVLYGRKPRTKNPSQLIAELQCLYDLGWRGGVFMVDDNFIGNKRNVKLLLKELQVWQREHQYPFRFDTEASLDLAEDDEMIDLMLACNFAAVFMGIETPDQDSLSLTKKFQNTRSPLLESIDKVTRAGLRVMAGFIIGFDGEKSGAGQRIAEFAELTAIPTTTFSMLQALPHTALWHRLKKEGRLWAEDSLLNQTSLMNFVPTRPVEEIAREYVEAFCQLYEPVQYLDRVYRYFLKLGAPRVQPAPKWPEWVMVRALLLVCWRQGVVRNTRWKFWHHLAHILIANPKVAEQYLSVCAHNEHFLEYREIVRQQVEAQLAAYHQAQAQEAQQLAPVKVTV
- a CDS encoding aspartyl protease, whose protein sequence is MVHAAENSMGKIITTLTVTNRFDEALATNHYITASQVRSITLNNVLVDSGATTLCLPADIIATLGLELLKEVEVETARGISRARVFQDAKISCLGREGTFECLELPAGRNPLLGVIPLEALGLELDLQRQKLRLLPIGPSETYLTILCT